GGACACTACCCTGATCGGCGGAACGCTGGTGGAACGCAATTCAGACGGCTTCTACAATACCGCCTACGTTTTTTCACGCGGTCGCCAGATGGCAACCTACCGCAAGAAGTACCCGACCGAGGGCGAAAAATCACGCGGAATCATTCCCGGCAGGAAGCTGATATCTTTTGAGATAAACGGTCTCAAAGTCGGTATACTGATCTGTGCCGATGTGCTTCACCGGGAAAGCTTCGAACTGCTGGCGGGTATGGATGTCGATCTCGTGTTTATTCCCACGGTGTCACCACTTCGTGCCGATGACAGTTTGTCGGACAAGAACTTACGTGATGAGAAAATATTTCTAGAGGGGTCCCGGACCGCGAATGCGTTCATGATCAAGACCTGCGGATTGGGGACGCTGTTTGGCAAACCGTTAAACGGCCGTTCACTGATCGCCTCACCCTGGGGGATCCTGTGGAAAATCTCTCCCGACAATGAACAGCATCCCCATATACTCAGCCATATCCTCGATATCGATGAACTGCATGAATTCAGGCGCAAAGCGATGATCAACGAGCTTGTCGGGAAAATTAAACCATTCTCCTGAATCACAGGAACTACCGGCTTGCCCGGAACTTAAAACTTATATATACTTAAATCCGCATGGAGGTGTGATTGATCAGCTATGAAACGATAGCCCGATGTCTCGATATCCTGCTCTCAGCCGGGGCAGACTACGCCGACTTGTTCGCGGAGAAAGGCCGTTTTTTCTCCTCCGAGTCTGATGACCGTAAGATTTCCAGCTCGATCCATCACCAAATCGGTGTCGGTATAAGAGCAGTCAAAGACAATGTCGATTACTACATGGTCTGCGAGAACTTCGCACCGGACAACCTGATCCAGACCACCAGCCTGCTGGCCTCCGGCATCAAGATTTCAGCCTCCGGCCATTCGGTCAATCTCTCGCCCGGTTTCAGGCCGTTGTTTTACAAGCCGGAGACAAACCATTCGCAGGTTGAAACGGAAAAGAAACTGGAGATACTGAAAAAAAGCGAGGATATAGCCTGGCATAGTTCGAAAAAAATCAAGCAGGCCACTATCCGCTACGCCGATTTCGAACGTAACATCCAGTTCGCCTCGACTGCCGACGAGGAAGTCCTCGAGCACAAGCTGGCGCTGGTTGAATTTATGGTGTTTGTCTATGCCGGTGACAATGGTGAACGTCAGCTCGGATGGAACGGGCGCTCTTTCTATCGCGGGTTGGAAGCGTTGGTCGGCGAGGACAGCCCGGAAAGTATCGTCCGAAAAGCTTGTACTCAAGCGGAAGTGATGCTTGAGGCCAGGGATTGCCCGGCCGGGGAAATGCCGGTCGTGTTTGCTCCGGGCTCCAACGGTGTTCTTTTTCATGAGTCCTGTGGCCACGGTATGGAGGCTGACCTGGTCCAGAAAGGCAGTTCCTTTGCCGGGATGCTGAACCATAAGGTCGCCTCTGACAAAGTCACGATCCGTGATTCAGGATTGATATTCGGCTATCCGGGTAGCTACGCGTTCGATGATGAGGGTGTCGACTCCCAGGAAACTACTCTGATCGAAAACGGCAGGCTGGTCAATTACATTCACTCGCGCAATACCGCACGCCAGATGAAGATGTCGCCGACCGGTTCCGGACGCCGTCAGTCACTCGCCTTCCCTCCCATGCCGAGAATGAGAAATACCTATATAGTGGCTGGTAATGATGATCCAGAGGAAATCATTCGTTCGACTAAGAAAGGCCTGTACGCGGTCGATGTCGGATTCGGAGGTGAAGTCGATGTCGTCACCGGCAGGTTCATCACCAGCATTGTCCTGGGCTACATGATAGAGGACGGCAAACTGACTTACCCGGTCAAAGGCGCGACTATCACCGGATTGGGAATTAAGGCACTCCAGGACATCGATATGGTCGGTAACGACCTGGTCATGGATCCCTCTCCCGGCAGGTGCGGAAAGGGGCAGGATGTACCGGTCGGAGTCGGGATGCCGACTATCCGGGTGAAGAAGTTGTTAGTCGGCGGCAAAGGAATGGCAATTTAGGAAGATGAGATATGTTCCATAGCAAGTTTGCCGAAAACCTTATCAATATTGCCCTCGAGGCCGGCGCTGATTCAGCCGAGGTGTATCTTTCCGAGAAGACGGAAACCGAGATAACGGTCGCCAACAGTCGGCCGGAATCTGTCAATATTAAAACCGATAACGGTTTCGGGCTGAGAATTTTGGTCGAATCCAAACTCGGATTTTATTCTTCCAATAAGTTCGAAGAGCTGGGAGTTGTCGAAAACGTCCGTCAGCTGGTCAAAGCCTCCCGGTTCCATACTCCGGACCCGTATAATTACATACCCGATCCACAAATCCAGACATTAAGTGGCATAAATGAGGTTTTTGATCCGACTATAATCAGGATCCCCCTCACCGAAAAAATCGAAAAGGCGATCGAAATAGAAGAAACCGGCAGGAGTTTCGACGATCGCATCCAGGGTTTTATCTGGCTTCAATACGGAGACATGACCGAACGTTACCGGATTATAAATTCCGCCGGTCTTGATGTAAATTCGGCAGGAAGTATCTGCTACGGTTTCGGTTACTGTTACGCGACCGATCATGACAGCTCTCAGACCGGCCGCTACGCGCGCGCTTATGGTCGCTTCGACCAGTTCGATTCGGAGCTGATCGGTCAGCAGGCCGCCCGCTATGCTTTAAGATCTCTAGGTGCGAAGACATTTGATGGTGCTGTCATGACTGCCATGCTCCCGCCCGAAACCGGCATCCACCTGATGCACGCGCTGTTCAGCATGATCGAAGCGGATTCGATCCAGAAAGGAAAATCACCGTTTCGCAAAAAGCTGGGCAAAAAGATAGCCTCCAGCCCAGTTACCATCATCGACGACGGCACCCTGCCAGGAGGGCTCTCGACCAGGCCCTATGACTCAGAGGGTATTCCCTGCTCCCGGACGGTCGTGGTCGAAAACGGTGTGCTGAAAAATTATCTCTATGATTCATATACGGCCCGCAAGGGACGCACTCACTCGACCGGTAATGCTTCCCGCTCTGGGTATCATGATCGCCCGCATATCCAACCGACCAATTTCTACCTCGAGGCCGGATCGCAATCGCCGTCAGAGATCATGAAAAATATCAGCAGGGGAATTCTAATTACGGAACTTTCCGGTCTTCATGCCGGTATCAACCTGGCGACCGCCGACTTTTCAGTACCGGCCAAGGGGATCCTGATCGAAAATGGTGAGCTCGGAAGCCCGGTAGAAAATATCTCGATTTCCGGAAATCTCTTTGACTTTTTGAATAATATAACAGATATAGGCAATGACCTGTCCTGGGAGCCGATCGACGGAATGATCGGTACTCCGACATTTGTCGTGGAGGAATTGAAAATTGTCGGGAAAAAATAATCGGACCGCTGAATCGCAGAAAGAAGCCAACGACCGCAAACGCGTTCTTGGAAGTGAATGGGAGGACTGGGACGGTTCGGTCGTCGAAGATTTTGAGGATACCAAAAAGAAGCTGTTCTTATGGGTTTCGGTGTTTGCTGTCTTTGCGATTGTCGGCGTGGTCTGGCTCTTCTTCTGGTTGATTCATCCTCGCCTGATCGAAATCTCATCGCTTCTGGCCGAGCTGGTCGAGTATGCCGTGTGGGGCTTCGCGCTCATAGCCATATTATGGCTGAGCCTGTTCGTGATCTGCTCGATTTTCAATTTGCGGATGTTCGCCCCGCTGGTTTTGGTGCCCAAAGTAATTAATTTCGTGTTGAACCTGACCCTGGCTGTGGGACAGTTTGCCGGGATACCCCGGGACAGGATAGTCAATTCGTTTCTGAAGGTCCACAATATTGTATTGAAGCTGAAGCGCAAAAATCTCAACCCGCAGGAGTTGTTGGTATTGCTTCCGCGCTGTCTGCGCCGGGACAATTTCGTGAAACTGCGCAAGCTGAGGGAACGTTATAATTTCCAGATGTTCACGGTTGGTGGAGGCCAGCAGGCCCGGTTGAGAATTAAAAAGGCAATGCCGCGCGCGATTATTGCGGTCGCCTGTGAACGTGACCTGTTGAGCGGTTTTGTCGAGGTCAATCCCCGTATTCCGGTCATCGGCCTGCCCAACAGGCGTCCCGAAGGACCGTGCCTGAACACATATATCGACATCAACCAGATCGAAGCGGCGATTAAGTCGGTACTCTACGGGGAGAGATAATTCCCTTGTCCAACAGCATTATAAGTTGCCACGACTTCAAAAATTTATATATTTGAATGAAAATAAATCGCGTTCAAGATACGGAGGCATTTCTATGAAACTGAATTCCTACGAAAAAGACGGCGTTCATGTGGTGGAAATCAAAGGCCAGCTAATGGGCGGTCCCGATACAGGTGAGTTGGATGAGAAACTGTATTCGATTATCGGCCAGGACAAGAAAAAGGCTGTCGTAGATCTCAAAGACTGTGACTGGATCAATTCCTCCGGCCTGTCGATTCTGATCCATCACTACAAGAAGTTCCGTGACGCCGGCGGTGAGTTGAAACTCGCCAGCCTGACAAATAAAGTCGAGCGGATTATGGTCATCTCCCGCCTGACCGAGGTCTTCGATGTGCACGATTCTATCGACGATGCCGTCAAAGCGTTCTAAGAGTATTCAATTACGATAAGCCGACCAGCAATAAAAAAAGCCCCTCTATATTGAGGGGCTGATTTTTTGGGTAATATAGAAAGGCTTACTCGCCACCCTCCTGCTGTTGCTGTTGTTGCTGTTGCATCTGCTTCATCTGCTCCAAAACCGCCGGATCGGCTTTCAATGAATCCGGAGGAGGTGTAAACAGGGAATCATGCAACTCAGGATTGATTTCGATATTATTGACCACCATCATGATCCTCTGACCCTGCTGGAGGATAGTCATCTTGTGGGGGAACTCGAGACCATCGACCTCTTTGTACTTGGCATACAGCATGCTGACATTGGGATTGGTTTCCTTTAAAAGATGATAGTTGTCCTTTGAGAAATAGAGATGGGTAGTGTCACCGATAGGCTTGATGTACTCAACTTTGTAACAGTCACTGCCCTTGACCGGCTCCTCGCCCAAAAGCGTCATCTTTCCGCCACGCTCCTTGTAATCGAGATAGGGATTGATACGGGCCTGCTCGATGCTCCGTTTCAGGTCTTCACC
This genomic stretch from Candidatus Zixiibacteriota bacterium harbors:
- a CDS encoding DUF116 domain-containing protein; this translates as MSGKNNRTAESQKEANDRKRVLGSEWEDWDGSVVEDFEDTKKKLFLWVSVFAVFAIVGVVWLFFWLIHPRLIEISSLLAELVEYAVWGFALIAILWLSLFVICSIFNLRMFAPLVLVPKVINFVLNLTLAVGQFAGIPRDRIVNSFLKVHNIVLKLKRKNLNPQELLVLLPRCLRRDNFVKLRKLRERYNFQMFTVGGGQQARLRIKKAMPRAIIAVACERDLLSGFVEVNPRIPVIGLPNRRPEGPCLNTYIDINQIEAAIKSVLYGER
- a CDS encoding anti-sigma factor antagonist (This anti-anti-sigma factor, or anti-sigma factor antagonist, belongs to a family that includes characterized members SpoIIAA, RsbV, RsfA, and RsfB.) — encoded protein: MKLNSYEKDGVHVVEIKGQLMGGPDTGELDEKLYSIIGQDKKKAVVDLKDCDWINSSGLSILIHHYKKFRDAGGELKLASLTNKVERIMVISRLTEVFDVHDSIDDAVKAF